A window of Tripterygium wilfordii isolate XIE 37 chromosome 7, ASM1340144v1, whole genome shotgun sequence contains these coding sequences:
- the LOC120001679 gene encoding chorismate mutase 3, chloroplastic-like, whose product MESRLLDIGFSAVTAKSSGPNSCWAPKTTAVKFPRTNFGLNEYRPLQASASSPIRYSKKKRVDESGRLKLDSIRHSLIRQEDSIIFSLLERAKYCYNEDTYDHDAFSAEGFSGSLVEYMVRETERLHARLGRYKSPDEHPFFPAFLPEPMLPPLQYPQVLHPCASSININDKVWNMYFRDLLPRLVRAGDDGNYGSTAVCDSICVQSLSKRIHYGKFVAEAKFRESPAVYEPAIKAQDRDQLMRLVTYENVETDVKNRVEMKAKLFGQDITINKEEDAPDPVYRIKPSIVADLYGVWIMPLTKDVQVEYLLRRLD is encoded by the exons ATGGAGTCAAGGCTGCTGGACATTGGTTTCTCCGCCGTCACTGCAAAATCTTCGGGACCCAATTCGTGTTGGGCCCCCAAAACCACTGCCGTAAAATTCCCCCGTACTAATTTCGGACTAAATGAATATCGTCCCCTTCAAGCATCTGCCTCCTCTCCAATCAG ATattcaaagaagaaaagggtGGACGAAAGCGGTAGACTGAAATTAGACAGTATAAGACATTCATTAATCCGACAAGAGGATAGCATAATATTCAGCCTGTTGGAGAGGGCCAAGTATTGTTACAATGAAGATACATATGACCATGATGCATTCTCCGCAGAAGGATTCTCTGGGTCTTTGGTCGAGTACATGGTCAGGGAAACTGAAAGACTCCATGCCCGG CTCGGCAGATACAAGAGCCCAGATGAGCATCCATTCTTCCCAGCATTTTTACCCGAGCCAATGCTTCCACCTTTGCAGTATCCTCAG GTTTTGCATCCCTGTGCCAGTTCAATTAACATAAATGACAAGGTCTGGAACATGTATTTTAGAGATCTCCTTCCAAGGTTGGTCAGAGCAGGAGATGATGGTAACTATGGATCTACTGCTGTTTGCGATTCAATTTGCGTGCAG TCACTATCCAAGAGAATCCACTATGGCAAATTTGTAGCAGAGGCTAAGTTTCGAGAATCTCCCGCTGTTTACGAGCCTGCAATTAAAGCTCAG GACCGGGATCAATTGATGAGGTTGGTGACATATGAAAATGTGGAAACAGACGTTAAGAACAGAGTAGAGATGAAAGCGAAACTGTTTGGCCAGGACATAACGATCAACAAAGAGGAAGATGCACCTGACCCTGTATACAGAATCAAGCCGAGCATAGTTGCCGATCTATATGGGGTTTGGATCATGCCTCTTACTAAGGATGTTCAAGTTGAATACTTATTGAGAAGGCTTGATTGA
- the LOC120001657 gene encoding uncharacterized protein At5g01610: MEKALTKVGSLKVGGLWISKKAKEELSNISGDINKFSSTVEDKAKWIFNKLKGKPLKSLPDLLREHNLPPGLFPENITCYEFDESKAKLVVYLSSPCEISFKDSSVIRYATRVKGILLRGKLTGIEGMKTKVLVWVKVTSVAVESYKSDKVWFTAGVKKSRPKTAYEIPQDALRVEEF; this comes from the exons atgGAGAAGGCATTGACGAAAGTGGGTAGCTTGAAAGTTGGGGGTCTGTGGATCTCAAAGAAAGCCAAAGAAGAGCTCTCTAACATAAGTGGAGATATCAAT AAATTTTCAAGTACTGTTGAAGACAAGGCGAAATGGATTTTCAACAAGTTGAAAG GAAAACCGCTGAAATCCTTGCCAGATCTGCTTCGAGAGCACAACTTGCCTCCAGGCCTCTTTCCCGAGAACATAACCTGCTATGAATTTGATGAATCCAAGGCCAAGCTAGTTGTATACTTGTCCTCTCCGTGCGAAATTAGCTTCAAGGACTCCTCAGTCATAAGGTATGCAACTCGAGTGAAAGGAATTCTTTTGAGAGGAAAACTTACAGGTATAGAAGGAATGAAGACAAAGGTCCTAGTATGGGTTAAGGTTACAAGTGTGGCAGTTGAGAGCTACAAGTCTGATAAGGTGTGGTTTACTGCTGGTGTAAAGAAGTCGAGGCCTAAAACCGCATATGAAATTCCTCAGGATGCTCTCAGGGTAGAAGAATTTTAA